Proteins encoded by one window of Chryseobacterium sp. POL2:
- a CDS encoding cysteine desulfurase family protein, producing the protein MEKVYLDNAATTPLNEEVIDAMVGVLRNNYGNPSSTHSLGQEAKTLLEEVRRKIADALRVTPGEIVFTSCGTESNNMIIKSCVNYLGVQRIITSPLEHKCVAETCLEMKRLHGVELVYLRPDNKANLSLEKLEELLKSSDKKTLVTLMHANNEVGNLLDIEKVAKLCKKYDALFHSDTVQTMAHLDLDFSKIPLDFASCSAHKFHGPKGTGFAFVRKASGLKGIITGGPQERSLRAGTENVCGIVGLGKAWELSIDNMEEYSSHIKHIKNYCKEQIKANFPNATFNGESGSDNSLYTVLNILLAFKNPLIGLQLDMQGVAISQGSACSSGASKPSMVLMSILDEEELEHCTPLRVSFSHYTTKEDIDKFITALKEVSKDFIIEKQNTAHR; encoded by the coding sequence ATGGAAAAGGTATATTTAGACAACGCAGCAACAACGCCGCTCAATGAAGAAGTTATCGACGCTATGGTTGGTGTACTTCGCAACAATTATGGTAATCCTTCATCAACCCACAGTTTGGGACAAGAAGCAAAAACACTATTAGAAGAGGTTAGGCGTAAGATTGCAGATGCTTTGCGTGTTACACCTGGCGAAATTGTTTTTACCTCGTGCGGTACCGAATCCAACAACATGATTATTAAATCTTGTGTGAACTATCTTGGCGTTCAACGTATTATTACCTCGCCATTAGAACACAAATGTGTTGCGGAAACTTGTCTAGAAATGAAACGCCTTCATGGTGTAGAACTTGTTTATCTTCGCCCTGATAACAAGGCGAATCTTAGTTTAGAAAAATTAGAAGAACTATTAAAATCTTCTGATAAAAAAACTTTGGTGACATTGATGCATGCTAATAATGAAGTTGGAAATCTTTTGGATATTGAGAAAGTTGCAAAACTTTGTAAAAAGTATGATGCCTTATTCCATTCAGATACAGTACAAACGATGGCGCATTTGGATTTAGATTTTTCTAAAATTCCATTGGATTTTGCTTCTTGTAGTGCACACAAATTTCATGGACCAAAAGGGACAGGATTTGCGTTTGTAAGAAAAGCTTCTGGACTAAAGGGGATAATCACAGGAGGACCACAAGAAAGAAGCCTAAGAGCCGGCACAGAGAATGTTTGCGGTATCGTTGGGCTTGGTAAGGCTTGGGAGTTGTCGATTGATAATATGGAAGAATATAGCTCGCATATTAAGCATATTAAAAACTATTGTAAAGAACAAATTAAAGCTAACTTTCCTAATGCTACATTTAATGGAGAATCTGGTAGCGATAACAGCTTATATACCGTTCTTAATATTTTATTAGCATTTAAAAACCCATTGATTGGTTTACAACTAGATATGCAAGGCGTTGCAATTTCGCAAGGAAGCGCATGTAGCTCTGGCGCTTCAAAACCTTCCATGGTATTAATGTCTATTTTGGACGAAGAAGAATTAGAACATTGTACGCCAC
- the lepB gene encoding signal peptidase I — translation MEYIVQYSIYVIIVSVLMGLSTWKLFKKMGYNPLFAFVPFYNYLIVQKETKHPKWWVVFAYFPIVGPIMMSVFHVFLMKKFGKSGFVNALLTVILPFIFMATVNYSKDPQIEEEDIEEEGKKKETFIGSVTFAVVFATIIHVFITQPFGIPTGSMERTLLVGDFLFVNKLNYGYRMPMRPVALPFLQGTIFDTGEPGNPKDDPKSYVDAIKLPYLRLPGWEKPEKNDIVVFNYPDDSVHVAIDRKDPYVKRCVAVGGDVVEFRAGRLFINGKPEQVLGDQEIQHKYIVRSSSQLDIPGLYKIYGFLPVMEGQDDQGFVYHFQGLTDKIKNDFKQIPGVESVEEDVMKQGEASVAHFYRMEHGDYVRDDRGYPIQTAKVDSTNSIFPINKTWNQDWYGPLTIPKKGDVITLTQDNYPEYQRLIGIYERNKFENKNGKFFINGKETNQYTVQQDYYFMIGDNRDASLDARFFGFVPEENIVGKPMFTWMSVQGLFPDKSSSYQADKKIRWDRMFKATNTGEANKTSYWWIAAAILLVFFGWDYIVKLFKKKESED, via the coding sequence ATGGAATATATTGTACAATATAGCATTTACGTCATCATTGTTAGTGTATTGATGGGACTTTCAACTTGGAAGCTTTTCAAAAAAATGGGCTACAATCCTCTTTTCGCATTCGTTCCGTTTTACAATTATTTGATTGTTCAAAAAGAAACAAAACATCCAAAATGGTGGGTTGTTTTTGCATATTTTCCAATTGTTGGACCAATTATGATGTCTGTTTTTCATGTTTTTTTAATGAAGAAATTCGGAAAGTCAGGATTTGTAAATGCGCTATTAACAGTTATTCTGCCATTTATTTTTATGGCAACAGTCAATTATTCTAAAGATCCACAAATCGAAGAAGAAGATATTGAAGAAGAAGGCAAAAAGAAAGAAACCTTCATTGGTTCTGTTACTTTTGCTGTGGTTTTTGCCACCATTATCCATGTATTTATAACACAACCATTTGGGATTCCCACTGGCTCTATGGAGCGAACTTTATTGGTAGGCGATTTCTTATTCGTGAATAAACTTAATTACGGTTACAGAATGCCGATGCGCCCCGTGGCTCTTCCGTTCTTGCAAGGGACTATTTTTGATACTGGCGAACCAGGAAATCCAAAAGATGATCCCAAATCCTATGTTGATGCTATTAAACTTCCGTATTTAAGATTGCCAGGTTGGGAGAAACCAGAGAAAAATGATATTGTTGTATTCAATTATCCAGATGACTCCGTCCATGTTGCAATTGATCGAAAAGATCCTTATGTAAAACGTTGTGTGGCTGTTGGTGGCGATGTTGTAGAATTCCGTGCAGGACGTTTGTTTATTAATGGAAAACCAGAACAGGTTTTGGGCGATCAAGAGATTCAACACAAATATATTGTAAGAAGTTCTTCGCAGTTGGATATTCCTGGGCTTTACAAAATTTATGGTTTTTTACCAGTTATGGAAGGTCAGGATGATCAAGGTTTTGTTTATCATTTTCAAGGTTTAACAGATAAAATTAAAAACGATTTCAAGCAAATCCCAGGTGTAGAAAGTGTTGAAGAAGATGTTATGAAGCAAGGCGAAGCTTCGGTAGCGCATTTCTACAGAATGGAGCATGGCGACTATGTTCGTGATGATAGAGGATATCCAATTCAGACCGCTAAAGTGGATTCTACCAACAGTATTTTCCCAATCAACAAAACTTGGAACCAAGATTGGTACGGTCCCCTGACAATTCCTAAAAAAGGAGATGTTATTACGTTGACGCAAGATAATTATCCAGAATACCAACGTTTAATCGGTATTTACGAACGCAATAAATTTGAAAATAAAAACGGAAAGTTCTTTATCAATGGTAAAGAAACCAACCAATATACAGTGCAACAAGATTATTATTTCATGATTGGTGACAACCGTGATGCGTCTTTGGATGCGCGTTTCTTTGGTTTTGTTCCAGAAGAAAATATTGTTGGAAAACCAATGTTCACTTGGATGAGCGTGCAAGGGCTTTTTCCAGATAAGAGCTCTAGCTACCAAGCGGATAAAAAAATCCGTTGGGACAGAATGTTCAAAGCAACCAATACAGGAGAAGCTAACAAAACATCGTATTGGTGGATTGCCGCAGCTATTTTGTTGGTTTTCTTTGGGTGGGACTATATCGTAAAACTATTCAAGAAAAAAGAATCTGAAGATTAA
- a CDS encoding S8 family serine peptidase: MKKIAIAICYLVGFGWATAQSTPLSDKDKDLMTWYHKDFATTKVYGVNTQNAYKYLESKGLKPKTVVVGVLDSGVQVDHPGLVTNMWKNPNEIPNNGIDDDKNGYVDDIYGWNFLGNKTKDVNVDNLEVTRVVKKYKSIFEGSDSVQNKANQAKMPEEFAMYMKSKKIFSEKSIEAQQGFQTYSMINQIIPNAEQLLEGKTLTAANLATLKPSSQQDAIAMQVLSQLLSNKDMEGKSSKEVGDFLRKDIKEALDYFQNQAEKQYNLDFDPRAEMVGDNYDDYSEKYYGNNHYQGPDASHGTHVAGIIAGLPQAGEIQYGVASKVAKIMTVRTVPDGDERDKDVANAIRYAVDNGAKILNMSFGKPVSPGKTHVWDAMKYAESKGVLLVKAAGNDNENLAEHSYFPSNFATQTDQKAFVNNMIVVGANTNDSAALRSDFSNYNDRMVDVFAPGSEIYSTVPTSTYKYEQGTSMASPVVAGAAAVLLAYIPSLTPAQIIEALTKTVNKSAANNFGKQSVAGGVIDLKKAAEYAYNNFYNVKNSKTPAKLNKKIIKKTTEK; encoded by the coding sequence ATGAAAAAAATTGCGATTGCTATTTGTTATCTAGTTGGATTTGGTTGGGCAACTGCTCAGTCAACGCCATTATCGGACAAAGACAAAGATCTTATGACATGGTATCATAAGGATTTTGCAACGACTAAAGTATATGGTGTTAATACACAAAATGCATACAAATATTTAGAATCTAAAGGTCTAAAACCAAAAACTGTTGTAGTGGGTGTTTTGGACAGTGGTGTACAAGTTGACCACCCAGGATTGGTTACTAATATGTGGAAAAATCCAAACGAAATTCCTAATAATGGAATTGATGATGATAAAAATGGTTATGTAGATGATATCTATGGTTGGAATTTTTTAGGAAACAAAACCAAAGATGTTAATGTTGATAACCTAGAAGTAACACGCGTTGTTAAAAAATATAAATCCATTTTTGAAGGAAGCGATTCTGTACAGAACAAAGCGAATCAAGCGAAAATGCCTGAGGAATTTGCAATGTATATGAAATCAAAAAAAATATTCAGTGAGAAAAGTATAGAAGCGCAACAAGGTTTCCAAACATATTCGATGATTAATCAAATCATCCCAAATGCTGAACAGCTTTTGGAAGGGAAAACTTTGACAGCGGCTAATTTGGCTACGCTGAAACCATCTTCTCAACAAGATGCCATTGCTATGCAAGTTTTGTCTCAGCTATTGAGTAACAAAGATATGGAAGGCAAATCTTCCAAAGAAGTTGGCGATTTTTTAAGAAAAGATATCAAAGAAGCTTTGGATTATTTCCAGAACCAAGCCGAGAAACAATACAATCTTGATTTTGATCCTCGCGCTGAAATGGTTGGTGATAATTATGATGATTATTCAGAAAAATATTACGGAAACAACCATTATCAAGGTCCAGACGCTTCACATGGAACTCATGTTGCTGGTATTATTGCAGGACTTCCACAAGCTGGCGAAATCCAATATGGTGTTGCAAGCAAGGTGGCAAAAATTATGACCGTGCGTACAGTGCCAGATGGTGACGAGCGTGATAAAGATGTTGCAAATGCCATTCGATATGCCGTTGATAATGGTGCGAAAATTTTAAACATGAGTTTTGGAAAACCTGTTTCTCCTGGGAAAACACATGTTTGGGATGCCATGAAATATGCGGAAAGCAAAGGTGTATTATTGGTTAAAGCTGCTGGTAATGATAACGAGAATCTAGCCGAACATTCTTATTTTCCATCCAATTTCGCCACACAAACCGATCAAAAAGCTTTTGTAAACAACATGATTGTAGTCGGCGCTAATACAAATGATAGCGCAGCTTTGCGTTCGGATTTTTCTAATTATAATGACAGAATGGTTGATGTTTTTGCGCCGGGATCAGAAATTTATTCAACAGTTCCGACCTCGACTTACAAATATGAACAAGGCACATCTATGGCATCACCAGTTGTTGCAGGTGCAGCAGCAGTATTGCTAGCTTATATACCTAGTTTGACCCCAGCTCAAATAATTGAAGCTTTGACAAAAACTGTTAACAAGAGTGCAGCTAATAATTTTGGAAAACAATCTGTTGCTGGCGGTGTCATCGATTTGAAAAAAGCTGCGGAGTATGCTTATAATAATTTCTATAATGTAAAAAACAGCAAAACTCCAGCAAAACTTAATAAGAAAATAATAAAGAAAACAACTGAAAAATAA
- a CDS encoding SDR family NAD(P)-dependent oxidoreductase: protein MIIIGANSEVAQAFVECCLKKGEKFKTLYLLSSNPATSEKFANHIHVKYLQHTEVLTLDVLKEIDYKNFEHIESDLLFCASGYLGQGTDEALYDDKNTARIIDVNFSKLVPVLNHFAKKMESKRQGNIIVLSSVAGDRGRQSNFIYGSAKAGLTAYLSGLRNYLFDKKVHVMTVKPGFMATKMTEGLPLNPALTATPEQAATTIFKAYKNKKNTAYVLPIWGLIMMVIRNIPEFIFKKMKL, encoded by the coding sequence ATGATAATAATTGGTGCAAACTCTGAAGTAGCACAAGCCTTTGTAGAATGCTGTTTGAAGAAAGGCGAAAAGTTCAAAACTTTATATTTATTAAGTTCAAATCCTGCAACATCTGAAAAATTTGCAAATCATATCCATGTGAAATATTTGCAACATACAGAAGTTTTGACTTTGGACGTTCTTAAAGAAATTGATTATAAAAATTTCGAGCATATCGAGTCAGATTTATTATTTTGCGCAAGTGGCTATTTGGGTCAAGGTACTGACGAAGCCTTGTACGATGATAAAAATACAGCACGAATTATAGATGTTAATTTTTCCAAATTGGTTCCTGTTCTTAATCACTTTGCCAAAAAAATGGAGTCCAAAAGACAAGGTAATATAATTGTATTATCCTCTGTTGCGGGGGATCGCGGACGACAAAGCAATTTTATATATGGCAGTGCCAAAGCGGGACTTACGGCTTATCTCAGTGGTCTTAGAAACTATTTGTTTGACAAAAAAGTTCATGTAATGACTGTGAAACCCGGTTTTATGGCGACAAAGATGACAGAAGGTTTACCGCTAAATCCTGCTTTGACAGCGACGCCAGAACAAGCTGCGACGACGATTTTTAAAGCTTATAAAAATAAAAAAAATACGGCTTACGTTTTGCCAATTTGGGGACTTATCATGATGGTAATCCGTAATATTCCTGAGTTTATCTTCAAGAAGATGAAACTTTAA
- a CDS encoding OmpA family protein gives MRFINKTNIAALFISSTLMLTSCESIQNANNTQKGAAIGTAAGAILGGVLGNNIGKGGNAPLGAVLGGVVGGVAGGVIGNKMDKQAKEIKEVLPGAEVERVGEGIKVTLHENTVNFDFNSSNLTTLAKSNLDKLVVVLKNNPDTNINIYGHTDSVGTDAVNMKISNQRASAVKNYFVTNGIASSRMFTEGLGKTSPIASNDTDAGRAQNRRVEFAITANEKMIQDAQQGK, from the coding sequence ATGCGATTTATTAATAAAACAAATATTGCAGCTTTATTTATCAGCTCTACTTTGATGCTTACAAGTTGCGAAAGCATCCAGAATGCTAACAATACCCAAAAAGGTGCTGCAATAGGAACTGCGGCAGGTGCTATCTTGGGAGGTGTTTTAGGGAATAATATTGGTAAAGGAGGTAATGCCCCTCTAGGAGCTGTGTTAGGCGGTGTGGTAGGTGGTGTTGCTGGTGGTGTTATTGGTAACAAAATGGATAAACAAGCCAAAGAAATCAAAGAAGTTCTTCCTGGCGCTGAGGTAGAAAGAGTAGGTGAGGGGATTAAAGTGACACTTCACGAAAATACAGTGAACTTCGATTTTAATTCATCTAATTTGACAACATTAGCAAAGTCTAATCTGGATAAATTAGTAGTAGTGCTAAAAAATAATCCAGATACCAATATTAACATCTACGGCCATACAGATAGTGTTGGTACAGATGCTGTTAATATGAAAATATCTAACCAAAGAGCTTCTGCTGTGAAAAATTATTTCGTAACAAACGGTATTGCCTCTTCAAGAATGTTTACAGAAGGTTTAGGAAAAACAAGTCCTATTGCTTCTAACGATACCGATGCTGGTAGAGCGCAAAACAGAAGAGTTGAGTTTGCAATTACAGCCAACGAAAAAATGATTCAAGATGCCCAACAAGGTAAGTAA
- a CDS encoding lipocalin family protein: MKNILLLGVVGAGLFLTSCKTANTENSNTVTAKEAQTRRAEALKMKGTWQVTSVDYDKSFKIKPFDEGADAQCFVGSQWKLIPNNYTGTYTMNGGGDCPTVTQPISFEVTKFNEFKFKKVMEGEKAKQVAAGYVLELQNLSQDNFTLVQNVNFEGNPIKVYYNFQRVN, translated from the coding sequence ATGAAAAATATACTTTTATTAGGAGTTGTAGGAGCAGGGTTGTTCCTAACTTCATGTAAGACCGCTAACACAGAAAATTCTAATACTGTTACAGCAAAAGAAGCACAAACTAGAAGAGCAGAAGCTTTGAAAATGAAAGGCACTTGGCAAGTTACAAGTGTTGATTATGATAAGTCTTTTAAAATAAAACCTTTCGATGAAGGAGCAGACGCGCAATGTTTTGTAGGAAGCCAATGGAAATTAATCCCAAACAACTATACAGGTACTTACACGATGAATGGTGGTGGCGATTGTCCTACTGTAACGCAGCCGATATCTTTTGAAGTAACAAAATTCAACGAGTTTAAATTCAAAAAAGTTATGGAAGGTGAAAAAGCAAAACAAGTAGCTGCTGGTTATGTTTTAGAACTTCAAAATCTTTCTCAGGATAATTTTACTTTAGTTCAGAATGTTAATTTCGAAGGTAATCCGATTAAAGTATATTATAATTTTCAAAGAGTAAACTAA
- a CDS encoding WbqC family protein has product MEILLPIFYFPPISWFAEFLKSDIEVTLEQFEHFPKQTYRNRTNIYAANGRLSLIIPVRHFGKTAMKDMEISYAEDWQKQHWRSIKSAYQASPYFEYYEFKLQKLYEEKTTSLVEFNLKCLKTILDILKLDQDFKLSEEYVVESEIDFRNHFSAKKVADKVFPDYYQSFSDKGGFIQDLSVLDLICNLGPESRAYIYNL; this is encoded by the coding sequence ATGGAAATTTTATTACCGATATTTTATTTTCCTCCCATTTCTTGGTTCGCCGAATTTTTAAAATCTGATATCGAAGTAACTTTGGAACAGTTCGAGCATTTTCCGAAGCAAACCTATCGTAACAGAACTAATATTTATGCAGCCAATGGAAGGTTGTCTTTGATAATTCCGGTGCGCCATTTTGGAAAAACCGCGATGAAGGATATGGAAATTTCTTATGCTGAAGATTGGCAAAAACAACATTGGCGTTCGATAAAATCAGCTTATCAAGCTTCTCCGTATTTTGAATATTATGAATTTAAACTTCAGAAACTTTACGAAGAAAAGACAACATCTTTGGTGGAATTTAATTTAAAATGTTTAAAAACAATTTTAGATATTTTAAAACTTGACCAAGATTTTAAACTTTCCGAAGAATATGTTGTGGAGTCAGAAATTGATTTCAGAAATCATTTTTCTGCAAAAAAAGTGGCAGATAAAGTTTTTCCAGACTATTATCAAAGCTTTTCTGATAAAGGAGGCTTCATCCAAGATCTTTCGGTCTTAGATTTGATATGTAATCTCGGACCAGAAAGCCGCGCTTACATTTATAATTTATAA
- a CDS encoding HAD-IB family hydrolase — translation MKKLYVFDFDGTLTYKDTMFLYLKYFNPSKYRVQFLKHIPLFVLVKLKLADAESVKKSFIASMLKGQTEAKLHQVSDNFFNNYYPKLIRENALEFINQIKKEQTDSYIVTASLDIWVRPFAEKFGMQMLATKADYQNGVFTGKFASKNCNGEEKVHRIKEAIENKKFDKTIAFGDTSGDRPMLKWANESFYQFFH, via the coding sequence ATGAAAAAATTGTATGTATTTGATTTTGATGGGACTTTGACTTATAAAGACACCATGTTTTTGTATCTCAAATATTTTAATCCTTCGAAATATAGAGTTCAATTTTTAAAACATATTCCACTTTTTGTTTTGGTTAAACTGAAACTGGCTGATGCCGAATCGGTGAAAAAAAGTTTTATAGCATCCATGCTTAAAGGACAAACAGAAGCCAAACTTCATCAGGTTTCGGATAATTTTTTCAATAATTATTATCCGAAATTGATTCGTGAAAATGCATTAGAATTTATCAACCAAATCAAAAAAGAGCAAACAGATTCTTACATTGTTACGGCTTCTTTGGATATTTGGGTACGCCCTTTTGCAGAGAAATTTGGAATGCAAATGCTAGCGACAAAAGCGGACTATCAGAATGGTGTTTTTACAGGGAAATTTGCTTCCAAAAATTGCAATGGCGAAGAAAAAGTTCATCGAATAAAAGAAGCCATAGAAAATAAAAAATTTGATAAAACCATTGCCTTTGGTGATACTTCTGGAGATCGTCCAATGTTAAAGTGGGCGAATGAAAGCTTTTATCAATTTTTTCACTAA
- a CDS encoding decaprenyl-phosphate phosphoribosyltransferase has translation MRKYLKLIRVEQWVKNLFVFLPLFFSGNITNVDLFLKSIFAFFVFSFTASSIYIINDYMDIESDKKHPEKKKRPLASGVISKPTAIIMFFALLITTILLVVFAAFYFNQNYTKFGIIIGGYFVMNLLYTFKLKHVAIIDVTIIATGFVLRVLAGGYATGLPISQWAILLTFVLAMVLAVGKRRGELINAQISGRTRKALDGYNVQFADIALCICVTLAIICYLMFTLSPEVQKKFHPRVFYTVFFVFFAFLRYLQQTLVYNKTESPTKIIYKDRYIQVTLLMWLLTFLLQIYYK, from the coding sequence ATGAGAAAATATCTAAAACTTATTCGGGTAGAACAATGGGTGAAAAACCTTTTCGTGTTCTTACCTCTTTTTTTTTCTGGAAATATTACTAATGTTGATTTGTTTCTCAAAAGTATATTTGCCTTCTTCGTTTTTTCATTCACAGCGAGTTCCATCTACATCATTAACGATTATATGGATATTGAGTCGGATAAAAAACATCCAGAGAAAAAGAAACGTCCATTGGCAAGTGGCGTTATTTCTAAGCCAACAGCTATCATCATGTTTTTTGCACTTTTGATAACTACGATTTTATTAGTCGTTTTTGCGGCGTTTTATTTTAACCAAAACTATACAAAGTTCGGAATTATCATTGGTGGTTATTTTGTGATGAACTTGCTTTATACTTTTAAGTTAAAGCATGTAGCTATTATAGATGTAACAATTATTGCGACAGGCTTTGTGCTTCGTGTTTTGGCTGGTGGCTACGCAACGGGACTTCCTATTTCGCAATGGGCAATCTTGTTGACTTTTGTACTCGCTATGGTTTTGGCAGTTGGGAAAAGACGTGGAGAGCTTATCAATGCTCAGATTTCGGGACGTACAAGAAAAGCTTTAGATGGTTATAATGTGCAGTTTGCAGATATTGCACTTTGTATTTGTGTTACATTAGCTATTATCTGTTATTTAATGTTTACATTATCACCAGAAGTTCAGAAAAAGTTTCATCCAAGAGTATTTTATACGGTGTTTTTTGTGTTTTTTGCATTTTTAAGGTATTTGCAGCAAACTTTAGTTTATAATAAAACCGAATCCCCTACCAAAATTATTTACAAAGATCGCTACATCCAGGTAACCTTGTTGATGTGGCTCTTAACATTTTTATTACAGATATACTACAAATAG
- a CDS encoding FAD-dependent oxidoreductase: protein MKPNFIQKVSNWGNFPIVEVEMKSEDSLSHIKEFVADRNEVIARGNGRCYGDASLGQHVFSTKRLNKFLSFDRLNGVIECESGVLLSDILEVVVPQGYFLYVTPGTKFVSVGGAIASDVHGKNHHAEGCFSEYVIAFKILNENSEVLTCSREQNSDLFWATIGGMGLTGIILSASIKLKNIETAYIRQESIKANNLDEIFQLFDDSEDWTYNVAWIDCLQKGKSIGKSILMRGEHALKGEIPKNKGQNPLRLKPKFSPNVPFYFPSFVLNSLSIRIFNWLYFNKQRAKQVNSFIDYETFFYPLDAVKNWNRIYGKKGFIQYQMVIPKDKGKEGMKKILECIAKSGNGSFLAVLKLFGKDNPQAYNSFPQEGYTLALDFKVNSKLKKLIAQLDEIVEEFGGRIYLTKDSMSKSTLTDYLKNVENPKFVSLQHQRIHNPS, encoded by the coding sequence ATGAAACCGAATTTTATTCAAAAAGTTTCTAATTGGGGAAACTTTCCAATTGTGGAAGTCGAAATGAAATCGGAAGATTCACTTTCACATATCAAAGAATTTGTTGCCGACCGTAACGAAGTTATTGCTCGTGGCAATGGCAGATGCTACGGCGATGCCTCGCTGGGACAACACGTTTTTTCAACAAAAAGATTAAATAAATTTTTATCCTTTGACCGTCTTAATGGCGTTATAGAATGTGAGTCAGGCGTGCTGCTTTCCGATATTTTGGAAGTCGTTGTGCCGCAAGGTTATTTTTTGTATGTGACCCCGGGAACCAAATTTGTAAGTGTTGGTGGTGCTATAGCCTCCGACGTGCATGGGAAAAACCACCATGCCGAAGGTTGTTTTTCGGAATATGTGATTGCGTTTAAAATTTTAAATGAAAACTCAGAAGTTTTAACGTGTTCGAGAGAGCAAAATTCTGATTTATTCTGGGCTACAATTGGCGGAATGGGACTTACAGGCATTATTCTTTCCGCGAGTATAAAACTTAAGAATATAGAAACAGCCTACATTCGTCAAGAAAGTATTAAAGCCAACAATCTGGATGAAATTTTTCAATTATTTGACGACAGCGAAGATTGGACATACAATGTCGCATGGATTGACTGTTTGCAAAAAGGAAAAAGTATTGGGAAGTCTATCCTTATGCGTGGCGAACATGCTTTGAAAGGCGAGATTCCTAAAAATAAAGGTCAAAATCCTTTACGATTAAAACCTAAGTTTAGTCCCAATGTTCCATTTTATTTTCCGAGTTTTGTTTTAAATAGTTTGTCAATTAGAATATTTAATTGGTTGTATTTTAATAAACAACGTGCCAAACAAGTTAATAGTTTTATAGATTATGAAACTTTCTTTTATCCATTGGATGCCGTGAAGAATTGGAACCGAATCTATGGTAAAAAAGGATTTATCCAATACCAAATGGTGATTCCTAAAGACAAAGGAAAAGAAGGTATGAAGAAGATTTTGGAATGTATCGCCAAAAGTGGTAATGGCTCTTTTCTGGCGGTACTAAAGCTTTTTGGGAAAGATAATCCGCAAGCTTACAACTCATTTCCGCAGGAAGGTTATACATTGGCTTTAGATTTTAAAGTGAATTCGAAACTTAAAAAATTGATTGCACAATTGGACGAAATTGTTGAAGAATTTGGTGGCCGAATTTACCTTACAAAAGATAGCATGAGCAAAAGCACTTTAACGGATTATCTCAAAAATGTTGAGAATCCCAAGTTTGTTTCACTTCAACATCAACGCATTCATAATCCATCTTAA